One window from the genome of Desulfatirhabdium butyrativorans DSM 18734 encodes:
- a CDS encoding glycosyltransferase family 2 protein has translation MTDSPFADFRIAVLVPCYNEEKTIAQVVMNFRNALPDAAIYVYDNRSTDRTSQQAKAAGAIVRYEGHPGKGNVVRRMFADVEADIYVLVDGDDTYDATSAPAMIGKLVDESLDMVVGTRLTKHDATAFRSGHRFGNDLLTGVMGLLFGKSFTDILSGYRVFSRRFVKSFPALSAGFETESELTVHALEMRMPTGEVETPYKSRPTDSKSKLRTYRDGIRILLTIMALFKEEKPLTAFSLLALFLALVSTALAIPIFITYFETGLVPRFPTAILSTGIMTLAFLSFACGLILETVTRGRKEAKRMGYLAYAALSRKKGGAAR, from the coding sequence ATGACGGATAGCCCGTTCGCCGATTTTCGGATTGCCGTTCTGGTCCCCTGCTACAATGAGGAAAAGACCATCGCCCAGGTGGTGATGAATTTTCGCAATGCATTGCCGGATGCAGCCATTTATGTTTATGACAATCGTTCGACGGATCGAACGAGCCAGCAGGCGAAGGCGGCAGGGGCCATCGTCCGGTATGAAGGCCATCCCGGGAAGGGGAATGTCGTTCGACGGATGTTTGCCGATGTCGAGGCGGACATTTATGTGCTGGTGGACGGAGACGACACTTACGATGCAACCAGCGCACCGGCGATGATCGGCAAGCTGGTTGATGAATCCCTCGATATGGTCGTGGGTACCCGGCTGACGAAGCACGACGCCACCGCTTTCCGCTCGGGCCACCGCTTCGGGAACGATTTGCTCACCGGCGTCATGGGGCTTCTGTTCGGAAAGAGCTTTACGGATATTCTCTCCGGATACCGCGTATTTTCCAGGCGGTTCGTCAAATCCTTCCCCGCCCTTTCCGCGGGCTTCGAAACCGAATCGGAGCTGACCGTGCATGCGCTCGAAATGCGGATGCCCACAGGCGAGGTGGAGACGCCCTACAAAAGCAGGCCCACTGATTCCAAAAGCAAGTTGAGAACCTATCGGGACGGTATCCGGATTTTGCTGACGATCATGGCCTTGTTCAAGGAGGAAAAACCGCTGACGGCCTTCAGCCTCCTGGCGCTGTTTCTGGCGCTGGTGTCTACAGCGCTGGCCATTCCGATTTTCATCACCTATTTCGAGACGGGGCTTGTGCCGCGCTTCCCGACGGCCATCCTTTCGACAGGCATCATGACGTTGGCTTTTCTCAGTTTTGCCTGCGGCCTGATTCTGGAGACGGTGACACGGGGCAGAAAAGAGGCGAAGCGGATGGGATATCTGGCGTATGCAGCCCTTTCGAGGAAAAAAGGGGGTGCCGCCAGGTAA